The Acidobacteriota bacterium DNA window GCACCGTTACAACAGAACTCGAGTGGGGGACAGCCCCCCGCTTTGCATACATTGTTGACGACTCTCTTCACGCACTTGACCTTCTTAGCTTCGGCCGCAGCCGCTATCCTGTGGCTGTTGTATCGGACCTTTCCGGTCAAAGTGGCGACCCCAGCTTTTACAACAACGTCGATGTCTTTTAGTGAGGCCCGCTTAGATAGGCGCTCTTTGATTTGGGCCGCGAGCGCTGCATCGTCAGCCTTCGAACAATCAGTTTTGGTTGACGGCTTCGTCGCGCTCTTAGTCGCGCCGCTCTTGTTGGTGTTTTGCGCTGCAGACGCGCTTGTGGTTGAACCGCCCGCTACAGGGTGCATCGAAGCGAAGGCGATCATCCCAAGAAACAGTGGAAGCAGCAGCGCTGTTGCGGAAATTCTCGTTGGTGAGGTCTTTGTCATCGTTTTCTCCTTATCTGAAGTTTTCTATCATCGAGATCAAGGTCCTTGTTAACTGCTTACCGTAGAAAATTGCCTTTCCATCAGGCGACCACGCCATGCTGGAGAAATAGAGCTTCGGGTCAGTGTTTGAGGTGACTCTCCTTCCTTTACCGCCATTAACGCTAATCAGCCAGACGTTATCTTTAGCGTCTTCCCGCACCGGCACAGCGATAACCCGGCCGTCCGGTGATAAAAAAGAATTATAAAGATAGGCAGACTTCGGGTGAGCAATTTCATGCTTAACCCCTCCGGTCGCTGAAACCTGAAACAACGTAATCCCGCGTGGCTCCTCCGAAGGAACGTCGAGGTCAGCCGTTCCGGCAACAAGGTTATCGCCAGACCAACCTAGCAGCCGCAAGAAGGAATTCTTCTGAAAGATGATTTCGGATCTCTCCGTCTTTGTGTCCAATACCCAGATGCTCCAAAGCTGGTTGCCGTCAGCGGGCGCTACTCTTGTCCTCGACAGATAAGCGATACGTGTGGCATCAGGTGAAAGGAAAGGGCAATAAAAGATGAGATCAAGGTTTGTGGGCACCAAAGTATGAGTCTCACCTGAACCATCAACAGCCACCATGCAGACGCTCGATTGTTCATACGATGTGCAATAAACAATCCTCTTGCTGTCGAATGTCCAGGAATAATCTTTGGGCAGCACCCGGTTATAGGGCGCGCTGACTTGCCCTCCGGTGTTAACGCCATCGGTGGTTAGCTGTCTTTCATCTCCGCCCGCGGCTCTCACCGTCCATAGATTCCAGCCTTTACTTCGACGCACAAATGCGACGTGTTCGCCATCGGGCGACCACAGCGGCTTTATTCCTTCAGCGGCTAACTGATTCTGTGGACCCTCAGTCGCTATTGGTCTGGTTAGTATCCGGCACTTGTCCAGCTTAACATGACCAAGTTCCCGGATAGATTGATACGCAATCGTCTTACCATCAGGTGAAACATCGGGCCACAGCTTGACGTTCACGTCCGATGCCAGCTCGAGCTCACTGCCAGTGTCCAGTCTCACTCCCCAGATATCGCTCTCTTCTTTCAGGTTTTTGTATAGTATTTTTGTGCCATCCGCTGAAACATCTTGGACGAAAACACTAGTCTCTCCAAAGGTAATCTGCAGCGGTTTTCGACCATCGAGATAAGCTATGCATATCTGGAACGTGCCGTCACGGTCGGAGCTATAGACTATTCTCTTCCCGTCCGGGAGCCATGCAAGATTCATGTCTCTCGCCGGATCATTGGTAATTCGTGCCGGCGCACCGCCTGACACTGGCATCACCCATAGATCCTCTTGCCCGTCCTTGTTGGCTACGTAAACGATCCGGTCCTCGCCCGGCGATACGCTCAAGTACACTATGCGCTGATCGAAGTGCGCTACCAGTTTGGTATCCCCAGATGTCGTATTCAGAGCTAGGAGATCGGTGTCAAAAGCAGAGCCGTAGGTGTACAGGTAGTAAATGGTATGTCCATCATCCGACCAGGATATCAGTTTGTATTCAGTATCGACCTGCTTAAGCAATGTTGGCGTGCCGCCAAAAGCCGGCATTCGCCAGATTCCGAACTGCTTTCCTCGATTCGATTTGAATGCTATTTGACTGCCGTCAGGTGAGAAGATCGGATTATTGTTGTTCCATTCTCCCTTAGTGATCTGAATCGGGTTCGGATCTCCGCCTATGCTCTGCTTGATCCACAGATTGGGGACTCCGCCTCCCATCGTAGAAAAGGCGATTAATTTGCCATCGCGCGAGAGGACGCTTTCGACATCCTCGTCCGCCTCATTCTTCCAATTTGCAAGCTGGACAAACTTCAAGGAAGACAGAAATTCTGTCTGAGTCTCGTTGGGCGTTCTGGCGATCAACCACCAAATAACTCCGGCGACAGCGACTGCAATCGGAACAATCACCGCCACTGGTAAGCGGACGCGCGGAGACAGTATCCTGGATGTCGTCGAAACGAAGCTTCCGGTGGGTAGGATTCGAGTCTTGATAGTCATTGGAGAGCTTACCGCGGAAGGCCTCGTTGAAGCGCCCCTGATCTGTATTCCCTTGCTCTGAATATACTCGACCAGTTCCAGCTTCAATTCATTGACCGAATCGTACCTATCCGCCGGCTCTTTCTTCATTGCTTTCGTTACTATTCTCTCGAGGTCCCGGCCCACTTCCCGTCTTACTTTGCTGAGAGGTTTAGGCTCCTCGTGCAGAATCGCGTGCATTGCTTCTATCGAGCTTCGACCGGTGAAGGGGCGCACGCCGCTCAGCATCTCATAAAACGTGGCGCCGAATGAAAAGACATCACTGCGCGCATCAACGGCCTCGCCCCGCACCTGCTCCGGTGACATGTAAGGAGCCGTTCCAATGATGGCCGCCGCCGTGGTCACGTGCATCATCGTAGGAGATTCGTCGGTCAGCTTGCTCAGATATGAGGAAACTTGTTTCGCGAGCCCGAAATCAAGCACCACTGCCGAGCCGCGTTCGTTCACGATTATGTTCGAGGGCTTTATGTCTCGATGTATGACCCCGTTCTTATGAGCTTCTTCAAGGGCCTCTGCGACGTCCAACGCATAACTCACCGCGCTTTCTATCGGCATCGGGCCTTGCGTCAGCAACTCGTGAATCGTTCTCCCCTGCAGGTACTGCATAGCGATGAAGACCAGGTCGCCTTCCTTCCCCACTTCAAAAACGGTGCAGATGCTTGGGTGAGACAGAATCGAAGCGGCGCGGGCCTCGCGCAAGAATCGCTGGTGAGCGTTTTGATCTGCAGTCAGCTCGGGCGAGAGAGTTTTGATGGCAACGACTCTGCCAAGCTCGAGGTCTACCGCTTTATAGATCTCGCCCATGCCACCGCGGCCGATCAGTTCCTTGATCTTGTAGTGCGAGATCGTTGAGTCCGGGCTCAGGGTGCTCATAGCCGTTCTCCACACTTGCGTGGCCAAGACCTCGCGATCCGAAGAGAGCGGACCTCCTGTTCGGCGAGAAGACCAGGTGTTTACAAAACTTCAAACGCTTACAATGACCACAAGCCTTGAAGCTTATATGCTGTTGAGCCTGCGACTGATAAGCTTCAGTCGCGCCGTTACTGTTTAGTTCATCGAAAGAAAAAAAGCAAGCGGCACGAACTACTGAGGACTGTCTGATTTAACACACCGCACGTTTGAACAAGATGGCTCTTCGGCGCCCAGCTCTTGAGTTCAGATCATGAGTCCAATCTGAAATCCGCGACGACCGGCGCGTGGTCGGAAGGCTTCTCCCAGCCGCGAGGTTCTTTGTCTATCAAGACAGAAGTCGACTCTTTGGCAAGCGGCTCGGTCACCCACACGTGATCGATTCGCAGTCCAAGGTTGCGCCGGAATGCTCCCGCGCGATAATCCCACCACGAATACTGATTCGCTTCTGAGTTGTGCATCCGGAACGCATCCACAAAACCCCATTGCCTCACGAGGTCCAACGCGTCCTTCTCGGGCTCGCTGAAAAGGATTCGCCCGCGCCACAGCTCCGGATTGTGGACGTCGCGTTCTTCAGGCGCGACGTTGAAATCGCCGCACAGCAGCACTCTCTCGCTCGGCTGATAGCACGAGTCGAAGAAGGCTCGCAGCCGTCGCAGCCATTCCAGCTTGAAGTAGTATTTGTCGGCGCCGACCGCCTGGCCGTTGGGAGTATAGACATTGACGATTCGGATTCCGCTTATGGTCGCCGCAAGCACACGAGACTGAGAGCCGGGCTCGTCATCTGGCAAGCCGCGGCTGACCCGTTCACACTTGACGCGTGAGAGGATCGCGACCCCGTTGTATGCAGCTTGCCCGAACGATTCAGACAGGTAACCTAGCCGGGCGAACTCTTCGGCGGGAAACTTCTCGTCGATGCACTTGGTCTCTTGCATGCACAAGACGTCGGGACTGGCGGCTTCAAGCCATCGGACGACCTGGGGTAAGCGCGCCAGCACCGAGTTCACATTCCACGTGGCGATCTTCAATGCGTTTCCCATTTCGAATCAGGACGCCGAAAGAAACGGGCCGCGGCTAAGCGGCCCTTTGCTGAATTTAGTACCCGCGGCAGGAGTCGAACCTGCGACTTCTTGCTCCGGAGGCAAGCGCTCTATCCACTGAGCTACGCGGGCAAGCGTTTATGCGAACGGACAGCATAGCGAGGAACTGTGATCAGTGTCAATTTTCGGCCAGGTGCGCGTCAGACTTTCGCGCACCACCTCTGAGAGAGACTATGAAAACTCCGGGAATACCACCCACGGGCAGTGGGTGGATTGTTCAAGTGCAGCCTACAAAGGGGCGCGCCCGGATTCCCGTTTTTCCTCTCCTCCCCTCGCGGCGCGAGGGGAGACAGAGATAAAAAAAACACAGGGGGCCGGCGGCTCTCTACGTAGGCTGGGCTTGAACAATCCACCCCACTGCCGTGGGTGGTATTCCCGGAGGTTTTCAGAGTCTCTGTCAGAGGTGATGAATCCGTGATGCTAAGGCCTACAGGATCGCCTTGCTGCGTCTCAGATGCCCACACGCGTTTCTCCGCTAGTAAATCTGGCGAAGGTTATGGCCAAGTGTATGCACTCATCGTTTGCACCCGCGCTTGCGGAGCAGGACAAGAATCACGGCCTGGCTTCAAACACAAGATTGAACGGCGTTTGGGTCGCGCGGCGGAATCGCTTGAAGCCTCCGCTCGTGACCACCTCGCGAATCCGAGCCTCACCCGCTTGCGCGCCAAGACCCAACCCCACTTCTTGAGAGCGCGATGCCGGCGTGCAGATCATCGTAGACGCTGCATAAAAAATCCGGCCTATCGGATTCAAATTGTCCTCGACTTTATCATTGGCAAATGGCTCGACTATCATCCACGAACCATCGGGCTTCAACGTGCTGAGCACGTGAGCCGCCGCTCCGGCCGGATCGCCCATGTCATGCAGGCAATCGAAGAACGCCACGAAGTCATAGTCGCTGCCCGGGTAATCTTTCGCCTTCGCCACCTCGAAGCTCACCCGGTCGGATACACCTGCTTCGACCGCCTTCTTGCGGGCGTACTCAATCGAGCCTTGATGGTAATCGAATCCGATAAAGGTTGATTTCGGGTACGCCTGTGACATCAGAATGGTCGAGGCGCCGTGGCCGCAACCGACATCCGCTACGCTCGCCCCTGCCTTCAGCTTTTCCTCGAGGCCTTCGAGCGCGGGTATCCAGGAGCTCATAAGGTTTGCCGCGTAGCCCGGTCTGAAGAACCGTTCGGTGCCCCGAAACAGTCCGGGATCGTGTTCGTGCCAGCCCACCCCGTCGCCAGTTCTAAATGCATCCGTGATTCGAGGTTCGGCCTTCACCGCCGAGAGCGCAAGTTGGAACGCGCCCGGCAAGAAGACCGGTCCGTTCTCGTCGGTGAGCGCGAACGCCTGTTCTTCGGTTAAGAAGAATCGGCCGGGTTCCGCATCGTAGCTTGCGTAGCCCCCGGCCGCTTGCGACGCGAGCCATTCGCGCACATACCGCTCGGTTGTGCCGGTGCGCGTGGCAAGCTCTTCCGAGGTGATCGGGCCCGCTTCGGCCATCGCCTTGTACAAGCCCAATTTGTCTCCGATTACCGCCATCGCCGCATGAAAGGTCCCGCCAAAATCATTCAGAAACCTTCCAAGAAGCTCGCTCATCTTTTCCTCGTTGATAGCCATCATCACCTCTTCTGGGATTGTTCTTTTTGGGAGTAGGTGGATATGAAATCACGACGGTCGTTTCATTTCAACCGGCGGCAGGTCAGTTCCGCGGTTAGTTCATTCCGACACGAAGACTCAAAGATGCCAAGCCACACCAAGTCACCGGCTTCGAGTCTCCTTCGTGCCTTGGTGACTTAGTGGCGGAATGCAGTTTTTCAGCAGCCCGGCAAAAGCAAATGACGACAGAGCGGTCTTCAGAAGCTTGCCTTCATCTCGATGGGCTTCTTGTCCTTTGAGAACGCAGCGAGCGAGCAGTTCCAAACGGCAGTCCTGGAATTCAGCACGATGTCGGCGTTTGTCTCGGTGATCGGCGACGGCGCGTGCAACACGAACCGCATCCTTACGATCGAGAGAATCAACGGCTTGAATTGTTCTTCCATTTCTTTTGACGCCTTGTCTTCTTCGGGACTCGGCTTCGGCTGCTCTTGTACTTTGCCGTTCACCTTTACTTCCGCCTTCACTTCGGCCTTTGCTTTTGCATCGACGTCCAGAAGGAACTTCTGGGTGTAGAAGCTCTTGTTATCCTTCTTCTCGATCTGCACCGACCACTGCGGGTCCGATCCAATATCGCCTTCCTTCAGGCTGCTCTTTCCGAAGTTCGCCAGCACGCGCTGAATGTCCTGGAGCTGCTTGAACGAGAACACAAGGTAGATGCTCTGAACACCGTTTTGCTTCACGTCCCTGACTTCCTTCAGCTTGATGGTTGGAGGCAGCGCGGTGGTCAGCTCCTTTTTGAACTCGGCCAGCGCATCGGCCGGAGATTTCTTTTGCGTCATTTCGGCTCCGGCCATCTTTTCAGGAAGGTCGGGCAGCGAAATGAAGATGACCAGGTCACCGCTTCCGTCCGCGTTGAGGAATATCTCCTGCTCGATGCTGAAGCAGCCGGTGACGAACACGCAACAGACGATTATGATTCCATAGCCAACCAAACATTTGATTTTCATAAACCCCTTTCTCTGGTAAGCGATCCGCAATGTCTTGTCAGGTCTCCGCAGACCGCGATCAATGTCGCAGCAGACTCTCTCGCGGTCAATGCTCACTTCAAGCTCACCGGTTCTGCTCCTCCGTAATAGATGCCATTGAACAAAAACTTGAACGTCCCGTGTGGTTGAGCGCGGAACGTGATCTCCGGTCCAAAGAGAAACAGCTTGCCTTTTCCGATCTTTGCTTCCGCTACGGCTACGCCATCCTGAAGATACTTCTGACCCCACGCCCAACCGCTTCTGAGAGGTTTGTCGCTGTCGAACCAGGCAACCGCCTTTACCTCTTTCAAAGCAGCTTCAGGTTTGAGCCGGAACACGGGGCTGTTGTCGAAGAACACGTCGACCTTGTCACTCATCCCGTAAGCGAGCGGGTTGTTGTTGTCTACACGCACTTGCAAGACTGATCCCGGAACGTAGTACTTCTCTCGCGGCAACGCGCGCTCAACGCCTTCTGGTGGTTTCTCCATCAACGCGTTTGCGATCGGCAAACCCGTGTTGTAACCGAGACTGGTCGAGCTGCCAATGGTGAGAATCGTTCCGCCTGCTTCAAGAAACTGGCGCAACTGCGGAATCGTCTTTGCAACCGTCACGCTGCCGAGCCGCTCGCGAAACTCAGCGGGTATGCTCTGCGGATCAATTGGTCCGCCGCCTCCGCCTCCGCCGCCTCTTCCACCCGGCCCTCCGCCATCGCGCGCGGGGATGCCTCCGTCCGCGAAGATGAGCACGTCGAATTTACTGGCGAGATCGCCCGCGTCGAGCGCCGGCGGATAGACGACGCTGAACCGAAACTCGTACTGTTCCAGGAGCCAGCGGATCCACCCCGATGGCATCGAGCCGCCGTAGCGATCCCACAGACCAATTCGCAAAGCGCGCAGCTTGTATGCTTCGCCCGTGGGCTTTGAAGCTACTGCGTCGAAGGTCAACCCGATGTCGTTGGCCAGCTTCTGCAGCTTGGGAAGGGTGGATGGCTTTGCTGAAACGAAGATCGCGCCGGCCGGATATGGCTTGCCGTTCGCGCTGACCGGCTGCTTCAGCCAGTAGACTTCTTCGCCGCTTGAAAGCAGCCGATTCACCGCAATGATCGAGTCGTTGACTTGATGACTGAGTAGAAACCCGGCCGCGCCAGCGACCGTGTTGACTTTGCCCGGCGCCGGTTTCGCCAGTCCGGTGATCTTCTCAAACGGGCCCTCGAATCCGTCGAGAACCCGATCGAACGTCACACCCATCTGAAAAGCGAGCGTGTAGCCGGCGCTGTCGTAAGGAGGAGTGGGCGGACCACCGGGATATGGAATGTCGTCCGGATGATCTTGCGGCTCGAACATATCAAGAACGTGCGGGCGGAAAGCCTGCGCGGTCTTGACGACGTAGGAACCCGCCGGATAGCTCTTACCCGCGACTTGAAAGGCGCTGGTGGCGCGATGGATGGTGACGCCGTTCTTGATCAGAGCGTTGACGAACTTTGTCGCGGTCAGGAAGTCCGCCTGATCTGACGTGAGGATGTAACCGCGAGGATCACGGTTCTCCGGTTTGCGAAGCAACTCGAAATACTTGATCGGCACGCCGCGTTGAAAGGTAGCTTGCGGCGAGTCGCCGGCTTCGGGCGAGTCGCCAGCGCGGCGCGCAACACCCGCTTGCTGACTGTCTTTGGCGACTGCCGCGTTCACCTCGGCAAGCACCTTCGGATGAATCGTCCAGTTGTCCCGGCTTCCGCGCTCGATCGAGTTTTTGCCCATCCGATAGATGTTGAACAGCAAGTCTTCCCGATGTTTCGAGGCAACATCCAGCACAGCGCGGTTCGCGCTCATCGAGTACTCGATGGACTGGCGGAAATGCCATTTCTGCGGCGCGATGGGGTAAGCCTGCTCGCCCTTCGGCAGAAGCCGGTTGGGCAAAAACGGGATCTCAATAGGCGTCGGGCTGCCGATGGATTCGGTCAGCAAACCGATCATATTGTGAAAGCCGGTGGTTGAACGCAGCCCGCCATTCCACCACGTTGAATAAGGCGCGCCCGCACGCTGTGTCGCTCCCGGCTTGCCTTCAGTTGCGAACCGGTTGTGCATCGCGGCCCCGACCAGGTCGATGCCCAGCGGCACAAGCGGATCGTGATAATAATTGAACGGATCGCGGAATGGCGGAGCGAACAACACGGTTCCCGCCGGGCCGGTCTGATGGTGATTGTAAACAACGTGCGGGAACCACTCGTGATAGAAAATGCGGTTTATCGCTTCGGTCTCGGGCTGGTTGACCATGTAAAAGTCGCGATTGTTGTCGTGACCGATGTACTTCTGGTAAAGGCGCGGCAGCCCGGCCGTGGATCGCTTCATCGGGTCGGGGTTGCGCATATACCAGTTCGAGACCAGATCAAGCCCGTCGGGATTCACACAAGTCGCCAGCAGAATCACGTCCTTGAGAATTCGCAGCGTCTCGGGATCGTTCATGCTCACCATCTGATAGACCAATTCCATCAGTTGCTGCGCGCCAAGGACTTCGGTGGCGTGCAAGCCGCCGTCGATCCACACGACCGCCTTGCCTTCAGCCGCCAGCGCTCGCGCCTGCTCGTCGGTGAGCCCCTCGGCAGTCGCGAGCCGGCGCTCGATTTCTTTGTACTGCTCGAGCTTCTTGTGATTCTCAGGCGCGGTGATGATTGCCATGAGCATCGTCCGGCCTTCAGCGGTTTTGCCGATCTCAATCAGCTTCATACGGTCGGACTGCTGCGCAAGCTTCTTCCAGTAGTCGACGAGTTGAGTGTAGTTGGCGAGTTGATAGTCGTCCCCGAAATTGAACCCGAGCTGCTCCTTCGGGCTGGTGACTTTGGTTTGAGCGACCGCCGTAGCTGCGAGAAGCAAGACTGCGGCTAATGGTGCAATAATGCGGCTCCCGCGCTTATTCATAAAGACACCTCGCAGGCACTGTCGAAGTCATTCTTGAGTATCCACTGAATTGGGTTAACGGCTCACACCTGAAAACCGAGTGGCGAGCACTGGTTCTACATCAATTCATTGCTGATCGTAAAGGCCGAGATCGAGCAACTGCTTATAGTCGACGATACCGACCCTCAGTCTATCGAGAGGAACCCGATTCGGTCGACGACGTTGATATTGAATGCCTGCGGGTCCGCGAAGTAAACACGGCTTGCCGCTCTTGATCGAGACAGAGACTGTCAACTGCTCGAAGTGGATTCGGCTGAGGAACTCAAAGGGAGCTTCACGTTTGGGATACGTGCGCAACCGGGATCTCTTCGGTTTTCTCAAACGGCCTCGCTCCCGTCGCTATATCGTTTACGGCATGAAGTATATCGGCGGAGTAGTATCGAGTGCCGCATAAGTCGCAGACTCCGATGATGACCTCTTCGAGGATTACAAACCCGGCCTTATGTTTGAACGCCTCGCGCTTGACCTTCTTCGGCCGAACGATTCCTTCGCAGTACTCACATTTGTAGCCGTACATAACCTATTCCTCAGACTCGGTCATCGCATAGACCGTGATTATGAGGTAGCGGCCCGTACTTGTAAAACGCCCGACGACGCCAACCTTCGTTTGCTCACCCGGCTCCCTCGATGACGTATCGGATCCCCCTTGGGTCGTTCCTTTCAGTTCGATCTACATTTCCGTTCAAGACGGCGTGCTCGATATCCACTTGACCAGCGACGAATCCGGGAGTTGCGTAGAGAATGGGGACACGCCAAGTTCTACCGTCTCCGCTGAGGCTCGGCGTTCCGGCGCAGTACACCGTGCCTGCACGGGAAACTAAGACCCCGTTGACTCGGCCCCTAATATCAGGGGCGTCGAAGCTCGGAGTGTGTTTTATTGCCAGGTTTTTGCGTCTGGACATCAGAGGCATCGTAGCAAATGACTTCAAGGAGTTCGTCATCGACCATCGAAATCGCTAGATCCCCATCGACGATTCCCACTCCCCGAGCGTTTGATCCAACCTGTCCATCAAATCATCAACCTGCTCGCGAGTGATGCACAGCGGCGGCGCGATGAAGATCGGCATTCCTCGCTTCAAGGCTCCGGGGCGACGAGGGCCGTACAACGACATATAAAAGGCAAGACCGTTCTTTAAACCAATTGCCTGGAACTTCTCATCAGCGTTAGCCTCGGGCGGAAACCACTCCATCGTGTCCTTGTCGCGTACTAGCTCTAACACCATCAGCAAACCTTTGCCGCGCGCCTCGGCGATCGTGCGGCGCGCGAGAAAGCGTTCCGCGTTTGAGTGTAGGTAAGCTCCGACTGTGGCGCTGTTCTCGACCAGCTTGTCTTTCTCGAGGATGTCCAAGACCGCGAGACTCGCGGCGCATGCCAGCGGGTGACCCATGTTCGTGAAGCCGTGAACGAAAGTTTCGCCGGCCGCGAACGGCTCGTTCACTTCGTCGCTAACGGTCACCGCGCCCATCGGGACATAAAGCCCGGAGATTCCTTTTGCCGTGGTCATGATATCCGCTTGCACGCCGAAGTGCTCCATCGCGAACCAGCGGCCAGTGCGGCCAAAGCCGGTTACTACTTCGTCGGCGATCAACAACACATCGTAGCGATCACAGATTTCGCGGACCGCTTGCCAGTACTCGGCGGGCGGCATCAGGCCATAGTCTTTGCCGGCGCCGACCGGAGTCGCGATGAAAGCCGATACCTGCTCGGGCCCGACGAAGTAGATCGTCTCTTCGAGCTCACGTGCGCATTGAAGCGCCCAGTCTACTTCGCTCATTCCCTCGGGACGTTCCTTCGGGTTGCGGTAGTGCCGAACGTGAGGCCAGTTCGCGAGCATCGGAAGAAACGGCTTGCGAAAGCCCGGCCCGCCCGCGACTGACAACGCGCCTAGCGACATTCCGTGATAGCTATCCCAGGTCCCGATCACGACGTTCTTCTGCTCGTGGCCGCGAGCGAGGTGATACTGGCGGGCGATCTTGATCGCGGTCTCGACCGCTTCCGAGCCGCCCGAGCACAGATAGGTGGTGTTGAGATTGCCGGGCGCGAGGCGCGCGATTCGGGCACAGACATCGGCGCGCGGTTGATTGGAAAGCGCGGGATGACAGTAAGCGTACTTCTCGGCTTGTCGAGTGATGGCTTCGATGACACGACGGTCGCCGTGCGCTATGTTCATCGCAATCGGACCGCCCGACGCGTCAATGTAGCGATTGCCGTCAGTGTCGTAGAGGTATATGCCTTCGGCGCGCTCGAGTGCTGGCGCGAACGCGTGATAGGAGAAGAGGTGCTTCCAATCGCCCTCGGCGGTTCGCTGGTTTGGGATCTCTCTTTCTGGTGTTGCCATTGATAACTCCTGGGATGTTTGTAGTCCCGTCTTCAGACGGAAGTTTGTATCTCCTCGCTTCAGCTAAGAAAGAGGGTTGTCGCGAGCTTTACAAACTTCCGCCTGAAGGCGGGACTACGAACATTCATGTTTTCTCTGCCCACGCAATGGACGCCACTGCTCTCCGTGACTATTTGCCGGGCGGTAGTATAATCCGAATCCGAACTACGTCAAAGCGCGTGCAAGGGACGTTCAGAGTACCGACTTTAGTCGGCTATCTTGCGTCACCAGTACTTTGCTGCATGCCGAGAGAGAAGCCGACTAAAGTCGGTACTCTGAACGCTTGTTTGGTTTGACGTCGAACAAGGAGTCGAAATGCTGACCGTTGAACTCATTCGCCGCGGGGCGCGTTACTTCCCCGACCGAACCGCTGTGCTGTTCGAAGACAAATCGCTCACTTTCGCCGAGGTCGATCAACTCTCAAATCGTTTCGCGCACGTTCTTGCGCGCGGCGGCATCCAACGCGGTTCTCGACTGGCGATACTCGCCAACAACAGTCTCAACAGCATGCCTGTTGATTTCGCCTGCATTAAAGCGGGCGCCGCGCGCACGCCGTTGAACGCGCGCCTCTCGATGGACGAGCACGAGCATATGTTGCGCGAGATAGGCGCGAGAGTCGTGATTTACGATGCGGAGCTGGCCGACCGGGCCGAGGCTCTGGCCGCGCGCGTCGCGGGCCTGACGATGCTCGGCCTGGGTTCAACCCGCTGCGGTGCGGACTTGCTCGTAGAAGCATTGTCCGCTCCGAAAAATGATCCGCAAACTCCAGCAGAACCCGACGACGTTATTTTGACGGTGTTCACCTCCGGCACAACCGGGCGACTAAAAGCAGCCGAGCACACCCAGGCCACTTACGCGGCGGTGTGCAACAACACCTCGATTAACCTGCCGGACATTGGACCCGATGACGTGATGCTCCACGCGGCATCGCTGTTTCATGCGAGCGGTTGTTTCATGCTGCCCTACTGGATGAAGGGCGCAACGACTGCCGTTCTAGCGCGATTTGAACCGGCCGAGTTTCTGAATGCAATCGCTCGTTGGCGCGTGACTTCGATACACCTCGTGCCGACCATGCTCGCGATGTTGTTGGCTCACTCGGATATCGAGAAGGCGGAAATGCCGACGGTCAGAACGATTGTCTACGGCGCATCGCCGATGCCGCTGCCGGTCATCAAACGAGCGCTTGAGCTTTGGGGTCCTCGCTTTGTGCAGTACTACGGCCAGACTGAAGCGCCGCTGTTTATCACCAGGCTCGACAAAGAAGATCACGTTGGGCCGTGGGCTGATCGGCGGCTGTTAGCTTGCGGCCGGCCTTCGGTGGATTGCGAAATCCGATTGATTGACGACAAGGGCGACGACGTGGCGCCGGGTGAGCAAGGCGAGATTGCTCTTCGCGCGCCGTTTGCGATGGCGGGCTACTTCAACGCGCCTGATCTGAATGACGCGATGTTT harbors:
- a CDS encoding YgiT-type zinc finger protein, whose protein sequence is MYGYKCEYCEGIVRPKKVKREAFKHKAGFVILEEVIIGVCDLCGTRYYSADILHAVNDIATGARPFEKTEEIPVAHVSQT
- a CDS encoding AMP-binding protein, which gives rise to MLTVELIRRGARYFPDRTAVLFEDKSLTFAEVDQLSNRFAHVLARGGIQRGSRLAILANNSLNSMPVDFACIKAGAARTPLNARLSMDEHEHMLREIGARVVIYDAELADRAEALAARVAGLTMLGLGSTRCGADLLVEALSAPKNDPQTPAEPDDVILTVFTSGTTGRLKAAEHTQATYAAVCNNTSINLPDIGPDDVMLHAASLFHASGCFMLPYWMKGATTAVLARFEPAEFLNAIARWRVTSIHLVPTMLAMLLAHSDIEKAEMPTVRTIVYGASPMPLPVIKRALELWGPRFVQYYGQTEAPLFITRLDKEDHVGPWADRRLLACGRPSVDCEIRLIDDKGDDVAPGEQGEIALRAPFAMAGYFNAPDLNDAMFVEGGWLRTRDVGRFDEAGFLYLVDRTSDMIITGGYNVYPREVEDALLAHASVLECAVVGAPHEKWVEAVTAFVVLRSGKTATEGELIEFTRKRLASYKVPKSVRFIEQIPKSAVGKVLRRALRDPLWKDAVG
- a CDS encoding M14 metallopeptidase family protein, which gives rise to MNKRGSRIIAPLAAVLLLAATAVAQTKVTSPKEQLGFNFGDDYQLANYTQLVDYWKKLAQQSDRMKLIEIGKTAEGRTMLMAIITAPENHKKLEQYKEIERRLATAEGLTDEQARALAAEGKAVVWIDGGLHATEVLGAQQLMELVYQMVSMNDPETLRILKDVILLATCVNPDGLDLVSNWYMRNPDPMKRSTAGLPRLYQKYIGHDNNRDFYMVNQPETEAINRIFYHEWFPHVVYNHHQTGPAGTVLFAPPFRDPFNYYHDPLVPLGIDLVGAAMHNRFATEGKPGATQRAGAPYSTWWNGGLRSTTGFHNMIGLLTESIGSPTPIEIPFLPNRLLPKGEQAYPIAPQKWHFRQSIEYSMSANRAVLDVASKHREDLLFNIYRMGKNSIERGSRDNWTIHPKVLAEVNAAVAKDSQQAGVARRAGDSPEAGDSPQATFQRGVPIKYFELLRKPENRDPRGYILTSDQADFLTATKFVNALIKNGVTIHRATSAFQVAGKSYPAGSYVVKTAQAFRPHVLDMFEPQDHPDDIPYPGGPPTPPYDSAGYTLAFQMGVTFDRVLDGFEGPFEKITGLAKPAPGKVNTVAGAAGFLLSHQVNDSIIAVNRLLSSGEEVYWLKQPVSANGKPYPAGAIFVSAKPSTLPKLQKLANDIGLTFDAVASKPTGEAYKLRALRIGLWDRYGGSMPSGWIRWLLEQYEFRFSVVYPPALDAGDLASKFDVLIFADGGIPARDGGGPGGRGGGGGGGGPIDPQSIPAEFRERLGSVTVAKTIPQLRQFLEAGGTILTIGSSTSLGYNTGLPIANALMEKPPEGVERALPREKYYVPGSVLQVRVDNNNPLAYGMSDKVDVFFDNSPVFRLKPEAALKEVKAVAWFDSDKPLRSGWAWGQKYLQDGVAVAEAKIGKGKLFLFGPEITFRAQPHGTFKFLFNGIYYGGAEPVSLK
- a CDS encoding aspartate aminotransferase family protein; translated protein: MATPEREIPNQRTAEGDWKHLFSYHAFAPALERAEGIYLYDTDGNRYIDASGGPIAMNIAHGDRRVIEAITRQAEKYAYCHPALSNQPRADVCARIARLAPGNLNTTYLCSGGSEAVETAIKIARQYHLARGHEQKNVVIGTWDSYHGMSLGALSVAGGPGFRKPFLPMLANWPHVRHYRNPKERPEGMSEVDWALQCARELEETIYFVGPEQVSAFIATPVGAGKDYGLMPPAEYWQAVREICDRYDVLLIADEVVTGFGRTGRWFAMEHFGVQADIMTTAKGISGLYVPMGAVTVSDEVNEPFAAGETFVHGFTNMGHPLACAASLAVLDILEKDKLVENSATVGAYLHSNAERFLARRTIAEARGKGLLMVLELVRDKDTMEWFPPEANADEKFQAIGLKNGLAFYMSLYGPRRPGALKRGMPIFIAPPLCITREQVDDLMDRLDQTLGEWESSMGI